gtgggAAGAGAGATGTGGCAAGCTGTGAAATCTGAACCATGTTTGGTCAGTCCAAAAGCAGGGGGAGAGATGGTGGGGTCCCTTAgagaacagccagccacagaaCCTCAAAGGAGGAAGCTTTTCCTTTGAAGACCTGGAGGAATTTCCCAATAACAACTCTGTAGCCCCTACACCTTGGTTAGAAACCTAGAAGCGACACATATATCCCCGAAAAAGCTTCCCTAGAAACTGGGCTTTTATACAGCAGCCAAGTGTCTTTTTCCCTGCAGATTGTCCCAGGCCACTGTCAACAGTCAGGGTGTGAGGGTGGGGTAGGTCTCTGGAGGGGCTACCTTTTCGGGGGAGTTGCATGATGGGGGCTAGAATGCCTGGGCTTAGGTGTTCTGTCCTGCACTGTGGCCTGTGGCTAAGGGCGGGGGGAGGGAGGTCATCTCCTGAGAGACTGGAGTTGCTCAGTCCTCCTTCCCAAAGTCACTTGGGTGCTGTCACGGCCACTCTGTCTTATCACTGAAGGGACCAAGTAACTAGTCCCACCCAAGTGGAAGTCTTGATAACCCTCGTCCCCAGAGTTCCCCCTAAATTGACACTGGGGAATTGCCGGGAATCCAACTGAGGGCCCCACACATCCCAGTGCTGtagcactgagccacacccccagtcctGAACTTAGATCCAACTACTGCAGTTCACTCGGGGGACCCTGGCAGATCCGTTCTGGGTCTGCGTCACTGGGTTTTACTCATCACCTATGCAGAGGGGAGCAATTTGATTCTCTGAGTCCTAGTTCCCACAGGTGTTGAGTGCACACTGGTGAATAAACCAGGCTGGAGCAAtgtggaagggaagagagaaagaggagagtccTCTTGGCCTTCATGAAACAACTGGAAGGCACATTAAGCATTGTCCAAATACTGCATCAGTTATATCTGTGAAAAGTCCTGCTAAACAAGGAAGCAAAGGTGCATTCCGTAAGGAGGGTCTTAGGTAGGGGTGAGTAGACCAGTTCCAAAAAGTCTGGACTTGAATGTTGACACACTGAAAGCAAGCCAGgatagagaggagagatgagctgGAGAAAAATAGGTGGGGAAAGGCCCCAAATCGAAGGCCACGAAAAGGCTCTGGCCTTTCTGGAAAGGTAATAGGAAGTCACTGTTaagtttgatatttatttatgtgtttgtttgtttgtttttgagacaggatctcactatatagcactaactggcctggatctcacaatgtagaccaggctggcctcagttcacagagatccacctgcctctgcttgctgagtgctgggattaaaggtatgtgcctccacatcagagtttttaaaaaagatttatttgtgtgtgtgtaggccggAAAGGGATGTCAGATCCTATTGGTGcctcctggtgtgggtgctgacaTACAAACTCTGGTACTCTGATAAAGCAGTAAGTactttaaccactgaatcatctctccagcccccacaactGGATTTTAAGTAGCTCATACAGCTGTGCTGAGGAGAAGGGGTTGCTGGGGGAGAGAtggtggcagggagggagatgTGTCAGGAAGCTCCTGTGGGCAATAGTGCCACGTGGAGGCCACGGGAAGAAGTGAGgcgtgggctggggagatgctgcCGTGGGGGAAAATGTGTGCTGggcgagcatgaggacctgagttcagatccccaacgcCACATTaaagaccaaagcaaaacaaacaagactaAAAACAGGTACAGCTAGGCGCAAtagtgcctgcctttaatctcaaacagaggcaggaggatcactgtgagttcaaagccatactagTATACATAGtaaactccaggacagccagggctgaatagagaaatgctgcttcaaaaacatacacacacagcaggtCTGGTGGCCCAAAgctgtgactccagcactgggggTCAAGACAGGAGGGCCATGGCCAGCCAGAAAAGCCGAAAGCTCTAGGTTCATCAAgagttcttgtctcaaaaaacaaagctcacgcctttaatcccagcactcgggaggcagaggcaggaggatctctgtgagttcaagatcattgTGGTCtgcacagagagttccaggacagccagaactatggAGAAAGGGTGGAGAAGCAATGGCGGTAGACAGCCTGATGTCAAGCTCGGGCTCCACACACACTGCAGTAGCAAGACCACCCATGCGCCCACACTATAGTCACACACAAAGTAGACGTGTTCAAGAATAATCAGGATttcccaggccatggtggcacatgcctttaatcccagcacttgggaggcagagccaggtagttcgaggccagcctggtctacagagcaggatccaggacagccagggctacacagagaaaccctgtcttgaaatttaaaaaaaaaaaaaaaaaaaaaagtcaggattTGGTAACTAATTGGCTGATGGGAAGCATGGGGTAGAGGAGTGTCATGGTTAATTCCTAGATTGGTAGCTGGAGCAGCTGTGTCTGGATACTCATTTGGGGAGGATAGTCCTGGAGGAGGAGAATACTTGAAGGGATGGTACTTTGGGACATGCTGTATGCTTTTATATGGTGGTGTCAGGGAGGGAGAGGTGCCGGGTGGTAGCTCAGAGGCTGCACTAGAAGACTGAGCATTTGAGAGTTGGTGACAGACAGTTGGTACAGAAGGATGGGCCCAGATGAGACCCTGCAGAGAGGAAgcggcagagccaggagaatcagAGTGCAGCAgaaagggagcagaggcagggaccGAGGAAGAAATacctgagaaaggagagaacaccAGAGGCTGggcgctcaggagacagaggtggcgaaccagacaggaagtgtccGAGTTAAATTGGGGCGTTACATGGTTCGACCTCAGTAGACTAAAACCTGAAAAGTAGCAGGTAACCTTAGCCTGAGAAAGTAGGGAAAAGATGGATATTCAACAGGACTTGGTTGATTGTTTGGGTCTGGAGAAGGGTGAGAGAGGGCAAAATCAAGGGGAGTTCCAAGTTTCAGACGTGGTGGCTGAGTgagtgggatgtgtgtgtgtgtgggggggggggatgtgaggAGGATGTGAGTTTGGGGTAGCTGGATTCTGAAGTTCCAAAGGAGAGGACTGGCTGACATTTGGTTCTCTGAGTCTTGAACCATTCTTGCCATCTGCCCATTCCTGATTCCCAAGGAGAGTGTGGGGGAGTCAAAAGCATGGAGATGAGGGCTGGAGATCTGGCTGggcagtaaagagcacttgatgcttttGCAGTGGACACAgggtcagttcccagtacccacacggtGGCCTATAACTCCACTTCTAGTAGATCTGgagtcctcttctgacctccctgagcATGTACCTTTGTGCCTAtgaggcaaacactcatacacagaacattttttaaaaatccttttttttttctcccctgagaagccctggctgtcctggaattcgctctgtagaccaggctggcctcaaactcccagagatccacctgcctctgcctctgctgagattaaaggcgtgcaccaccaccaccgtccagctaataaatctttttaaaaagctggtaGATGAATTAAGCCGGAAAGTGTTTACCTAGCACTTGCTGAATGCAGACATCTTCCTAGGCACTAGGACCCACCAAAGGATAAGAGAGCCAGCACGATCAGGAACAGCAAGGGCATGGGGCAGAGCGAGGGAGGGGGAGTGGTGAGGTAGAAGAGTGTGAGGGTCGGACTGTGTGGAGCTCCATGGGCCGGAGGATGACAGAGGTCTTCATGGTCCAGGCTGCTGGAAAGGCAGGGCCTGGGCAAGAGGAGAGAATCCCATGTAGGATTTCCCCTCTATATAGGCTccagaaccagaaaaaaagtccCTTTGTACAAAGGGTGGGTGGCCTACCATGGATGGGGGAAGGGCTGTGCTTGGTCCTGCGACCTTCTTCCTTATGAGGCTGGACAATGGGGCCCCTTGTGAGTGGAGTTGGGGGCCAAATAACCCCTTCAGTGATGAGATTCCTTAGCCAGGAAGCATGTGACTCTTCTTTCcacaggagctgggggaggggcacagctCCCTTTGGAAGGCGTTTAGAGACAGTGCTGTCCCCtgtctggggctggaggaggTAGAAGTGGGTGGCCAAGGGAGGGACTCTGCTTGCAGGAGCCGGGAGGGCAGCATCCATAGCTGGTCCAACCTCAGAAGGGAGAGGGGGCCGCCCCCTGGCCCAGTGGGTGGAGCCGGCCAGAGACCTGGCAATTCTGTCGTGTGTCCTTCAGAAGTGAcagcatggagctggagaggaTCGTCAGTTCAGCTCTCCTTGCTTTCGTGCAGACACACCTCCCGGAGGCGGACGTCAGGTAAGGGCTGCTCCTCCTGAAGGGTCAGGCCAAGTTCTCAGGGAGTGTTGCAGATAATGCTCTGGGCACTGGCCAGTGACAAGGTGGTTTACAAAGTGTTTAACCTGGTTCTGAGgtggaactgaaccaggtcctctgcaagaatgcCAACactcgctgggtggtggtggtgcatgcctttaatcccaggcagaggcaggcagatctctgagtttgaggccagcctggtctacagagtgagtatcaggacagccaaggctacacaaagaaaccctgtctcaaaaaactaaaaccaaccaaacaaacaaacaaaaagaatagcaagcattcttaaccaccaagccatctctccaaccccagcttatgttttcaagatcacttatgtctgtgtgtgtgcgggtgccacgaggccagaagagggagtcagagacCAGGgagctggaagaacaggcagctgtgagctacttCAcccgggtgctgggaactgaactcgggtcctcgaaAGAactgcaaatgctcttaactactgagccatctctcctgcctgtggGGGAGAGCTGAGTTTTATTTGCTTAGATGGTCTTCACTCTCATACTGTGTCTATCATCTATTCTGGACTGCTCGAAAACCAAAGCCAACGGAGTTGGAAGGAGATACTCTGGCCTCAAGGACCAAGCTGACCCATGGGCACCCATGAAACTGAGGACTGGTCAGATTGGGTGGGGATGCTGGAAATATCCAGAGTCCTACCAGTAAACTTGTTCTTTTCTGCAGTGGCTTGGATGAGGTCATCTTCTCCTATGTGCTTGGGGTCCTGGAGGACCTGGGCCCCTCAGGACCCTCTGAGGAGAACTTTGATATGGATGCCTTCACAGAGATGATGGAGGCTTATGTGCCTGGCTTTGCGCACATCCCCAGGTAGGGCCTGGCTGGGGCAGAAAGAGGTGGGGCCGGCTGGCTGGGGTTGGGACAGGGTGGTCACCTCACAACCTTCTTTGCCTTTCAGGGGCATAATAGGGGACATGATGCAGAAGCTCTCGGTGCAGCTCAGTGATGCTAGGAACAAAGGTGAGTTTGGGCATGTGGCATTTGGAggattcccacccccaccccaagccctgGCAAATCCGATaccctctctgcctcttgaagaGAACCTGCACCCACAGAGCTCCTGTGTCCAAGGTCAGGTGCCCATTTTTCCAGAGACCCTGAGGCAACCCGAAAAGCTCAAAGAAGAGACCAGgtcttctgctgctgctggggacacCCAAGATGAGGTTGGTAGAAGGGGGGACCCACGAGGGACCTTGGGGTAGGAAAGGAAGGAGTGGGCCCACCGTGAACATCCGTGCCCACAGGCAGCTGGTGCTGAGGAAGAGCTTCTGCCGGGAGTAGATGCACTCCTGGAGGTATTCCCTACCTGTTCTGTGGAGCAGGCCCAGTGGGTGTTGGCCAAAGCTCGGGGGGACTTGGAAGAAGCTGTACAGATGCTGGTAGAGGGCAAAGAAGAGGGGCCTCCAGGCTGGGACGGCCCAGATCAGGtatcctccccgcccccagcaaCCTCGGCTCCGAGATGCCTTCTCGATAAGCACCCacccctccctgtccccatctGTTTCCCCTCCTGTGGCCACTGGGCCTAGAACAGGTCTCCTGTATCTGCAGGACTTGCCCAGGCGCCTCAGAGGCCCCCAGAAGGATGAACTGAAGTCCTTCATCCTTCAAAAGTaagcctgggctgggctgggctgggctggaccCTGGAGGGTCTTCCCAGGTGGCAGACACTTCATCCAGCCAGTTTTTGGCAGGTACATGATGGTGGATAGTGCAGAGGATCAGAAGACCCACCGGCCCATGGCTCCCAAGGAGGTGAGAGGCTTGGATGCAGTTGGGGGTGTGGACTGAGGGGTACTGACCACCgtttcaatcattcattcattgccTGATTGCCTGACAGGCCCCCAAGAAGCTGATCCGATACATTGACAACCAAGTAGTAAGCACCAAAGGGGAGCGATTCAAAGATGTACGGAACCCTGAGGCCGAGGAGATGAAGGCCACGTACATCAACCTCAAGCCAGCCAGAAAGTACCGCTTCCACTGAGGCCCTGGCTGGACTCTGCTGAGCCTTCCAGATCCCAGAGGGATGCAGAAACCCTCCCGCCCGCCCGTCCGCCCACCGTCCGTCTCTGTTGCTCTAGTGTTAATCTGTTCTTGGAGCTGAGCACAGTAAAGGTGGTCCAAGGAAGGTGTAAGTTCATTCTGCTCATTTCTGCCACCGGGGCAAGAAGAGTTAGTGTCCGCCTGACCTGTTCCCAGCGTCACGTcccctgggcaccaggcaagaAGGGGTAAAAGCTCTTTATTTGAAATTCCAGGGTGATCAGGGCACACCACAGGCCTCTCAACCACTGGCCCCCACAGTCCAGTTTCCCTACAGCTCAGCGTCAGGCAGGCCCCGGCCACACAGTCCAGCTGTGCTCCCGCCCGAAGGAAAGTCAGTCAGACCTGCAGGTTGACAAAGGGCGCGAAGCCCGCCATGTCCTGGAGCAGCACCAGGGCCTGGTGCAGGGGTGGCTCCACGTCGATGTCCACACCACGTTTCCGCAAGCGGCTCAGGCTGGGCTCGGCCACATGGTGGCAGTGCCGCACGCGCAGGGAGCGCAGCGCCGGGCAGTACTCCGCCAGGGTcctgagggaggaggagcagggtgaTGCTGGGTGCAGGAGGCCCTCGCACGGTCTGCAGGGCCAGCCCACGACACCTGACACCTGCAGCTGGCTCCAGCACATCCTAGGCCTCCCTCCAGCTCAAGGTCTGCTCCTTTCTCCAGTACCCAAGGAAGGGGGCAGGGATGGAATTACAGGCTCCAGGCCTTCAGCTCGTTGAGGGCTTCTCGCTCTCAGAGAGTACCTATCCTTGGTTCTTTCCAGCGTTCCAAGATTACCCCCCTTGTTGCAGAAACGCCAGAATTCAACTTGATGTCACAACTCTCAGTGTGTCAATCTTGGAtcagaagtttttgttttgttttgtttaattatagGCTTTCTAGCCTAAAAAAATCCCAGAGGTCTATCTGGTGGGCCTTTGTCAAGTACAACCCGCCCCCCTATCCCTAGAGTGACTGCCCACCTCCACCCTAGCGGCCCCATGCCCAGGCACCTGACACCGTCGCTTCCGACCCGAAGGCAGCCTGTGAGGTCGAGGTGCTCGAGTTGCGGGCAGTTTCGAGCCAACTCTTGGACCGCGGTGTCCCCCACATTGGCGTTGACAGCCAACGAGAGGCTGCGGAGGCCCGCGCCGCGTCTCTGCGCCAGGTACACGATGGCCTCGTCCTTGAGCTGGCGACAGGCGGTGAGGTCTAGCTCCTCCAGAGCCGGGCAGCGGTCGGCGAGGCCACGTAGTGCCAGCCCGTCCACCCAGTCACAGTGAGCGAGCGAAAGGCGCTGCAGACGCGGGCAGCCCTCGGCCAGCGCCCCCAGCGCTCGGCGACTCAGTTGGCCGCAGCCGGCCAGCGCCACGCTCCGTAGCTGCGGGTTCCGCGCCAGGACTGGCACCAGGTCCTCGTCCGACAGCCATTCGTGACACGGAGCCAGCGCCAGCTCCTGCAGCCCCTCGGCATCCCGCAGTAGCCGGGCTAAGGCGGCCCGTGGAATCTGTGGACCCACCTGCGGGCGGGAGGCACCGAGACTCAGTCTGTCCCTGGGCCGGGACACTGCCTGGCAGCCGCCTACCTTCAGGACTTGCCACCTGCCCTCCCAGGAGGGACACCAGGCTCCCTCCGGGTCGCTGCCCAGTGCTCGCCCTCTGGAGTTCTCCACGTCGCACCCGGGGTCGCCAAGGGTTTCCAGCGCCGCTGGGGCGGGCCCGGAGGCGGGGCGAGGGTGGGACCCCCGCGGGGGCGGGGCTCCGGGGGCCGGCTCAcccgggcgggggcggggccggctCACCCGGCGGGGGGGGCGGCTCAcccgggcgggggcggggctccGGGGGCCGGCTCAcccgggcgggggcggggctcgGGGCCGGCTCAcccgggcgggggcggggccccGGCTCAcctgggcgggggcggggctccGGGCCCCGGCTCACCTGAGCGGCGTCGAAGCGGCGCAGCCCGGCCAGGTGCAGCTGAACGAGCGCCCGGAAGGCGCGGCTGACGCGCTGCAGCCGGAGCAGCTGGCGCAGCGGGACCCAGTTGAGGACGTGCGGGAGCAGCACGTCTTCCCAGGGCAGGTCCAGGAGCCTGGGAGGAAAGGGCGCTGACGTCCCCGGGCCGCGGTTACGTGCGAGTCCGTCGGTTATACCCCAGCGTCCCCGCTGGCAAGAGGGGTCCGGGTCCGGCCGGGACTCAGCTGCCCTCCCGCGGGTCTATTTTTTCCTCCCTCGGCCCCTCCAGTGCTCGGTACCTGACAGCTCCCGGTTCTTGCTCCCCTCCGGACTGCTCCATCGGTGGCTCCATCGCTGCCTACTGCGCGTGCGCAGGACGCTCTTCTCGCTGTGGCCTTGCAGCGGCCGCGGCGATCCCGCCTCCTTGGTCTGAGGACAGACCGATTTAATCGAGTGCGGTCTCACTGAGGATCCTTATCGGAAAGCCTTCCGGATGGACCCCGAAACGGGGGCAGAACAGACCAGTGATGCACCATCAGATGTCTTCTCAGCTACAGGGCTTGAAGCCCGAGGCTGTGCTTCCGCTCTCCGTCGCGGGCCAGCAGCCGCCTCTGAGCGGTGATGGGAGGAGCGGACcaggccagaggcaggaggggcgGAGCCAGGACTCCTAGGTTACCGAGAGCCTCCCTCTGTCCTTTGGTCGCCTTTAAGCGACTTTgaaaaaagaagggggggggggcggcggggacTGCCCAGGCTCTAACTGGTatgcagtaggtgctcaataagcAATGGCCAAAAGCATACATTAAATGGGCGGCGCTAAGGCTTTTCTTATCAAGCAAACTTGTTCAGACCTGCCATTGCTTGTGAACTGTGCAGTGCACACTCGTGACATCCATCCCTTTCCACTTCAGGACAGCGTGGGCCGGCGTTCTGCCTAAGGGAGAAGGACTGTATGGGGAGGGCCAGCTGGGGAGGAAGGCGTGCTCCGCGCAGCCTCCTGGCCGCACTGCTTCTTGACTGGGAGAGTGACGCCCAAAGCTCGCAGCTCAGTCATCAGGCTTCCCTTTCACTGTGCCCCATATACTAATCCCCAGTCCCACTCTGGGGAACCCCTGGCGTCACAGTCTCCTCCACCATCCAAGGTGGTGTGTGGCATGCGAAAGACCGTAGGGCCGTTGCATTCTACACGGCTGTGCACCCCTGTGCAAACATTTCAGCCACTTCTTCATAAAGCTGCTTCCCGTCCGTTATCTCACCAGGGCTTTGGGCACCTTTGCCAATGCAGGCAGGTCCGTCCATTTTAAAGATGGGCAAACCGAGGCTCAGGGGAGGAAGCTCCTTAGCCAGGAGCAAACGGAGCACAGATAAAGGACCCAGACATCCTGGTTTTTCCCAGAATCCCTTCCACACTACCTCATTACTCAGTGTAGCATGGAGGGAGAAGCCAGCCAGCACCGGAAAGAGCAGAAGAGGGTGAAGTTGGGTGAGGGGGttgcttcctctcctcctcagcctgctTGGGGAAGGGGTAGCCTGGAAGGATCTCTGCAAAGACACATGTGGGCGCGTACCACCTCCGGCCGCGCgcctcctcccccgcccctttGTTCGCGCCTCTGCGCTTGCGCATTACGACAAATCTGGCGCTGTCCCTTCAGCACCTCCCGGAACCCGCGCCACCCCTCCCCGCGGTGAGCCCCGCGCACCCCCGCCTCGAACGTCCCCGCACCCTCTGACCACCCGAACCGACCCTCTCTTCCTCCCGAGGTCATCACCTGTCGGCCCTGGCCTTCCAAAGGAGAATAGTTGCCATAGTAACTCATGTGGCGTTTTCCTAAAATAGCCAGACCCTCTTCCACCCTGGCCAAGGGCACAAGGTTTGCTTGTGCTTCTCTTCCCAGTCTTTGGGTCACCCCCTCTAAACTCTCGCTCCTGAAAAGGCGGGACGATTAACCTAGGCCGCCAGGAAGTTCTTCCTGGAGTCTGACTTATCCTTCCTCTGCACTCCGGgtgggtggtcaggacaggacTCCGGGGGCTGAGGTTGGGAACCCCGAAGTGTGTAAGCCTGCGTTCGCTTGATGTCCCCCTTCCGTAGTTGGTCTTCTGGTTTTAGGGGGCGGGTCCGGTCTACTCCTGTACCGTGTGGTTTGCGTGGCCGCGTGCTTGTGGGGGCGGGAGCGCGTGTGGCATGTAACAGGTCATGTGGCAGCCTCCTGGGGACACGCGTGGGGTCTGGAGCAGGACAGGCGTGTGCAGCTGGACCCTGTGTGGTTCAGGAGACGATGCACGAGAGAGAAATGAACACGAGTGGGGTGGGGCATCTGAGGGTTTAAGGAACAGAACCCGGGGTTCTCTGCACTCTCCCCTTCCTCTGGTGTGAGTCTGAGGAGTGACTGGGGGGGTGGCATTCCTTGGGACTCAGGGCCCTgggaaagaagggaggtggggggattaGCGTCGCTTGAGCAGAgcgtggggaggggtggaggagggactgggaggcgGGCGGGCCTGGAGCAAGCGGGAGCCGTTCTGCTTTCACAGCTGAGCGGGGCCcggctctctgcctctcttccgtTCCAGCTCCGAACGCAGCGGTGAGTACTGGGGTGCCTCGGAGGAGGGGGGGCTGCACAGGGGAGGCCCAGGCCCGTGGAGCCTCAAGAACCCGTCTGGCAGGGTTGCTGCTTCTGACAGCTTTCCTTACGGGTGCTTTGCCACCAGAGGCCCGGTTTTCCTTTATGGCCCCTCCTGGACTGGACAAGACATGTCATACCCCTGGAGTTGGGGGGGAGGGCTGTGGTGCAAGCCCCTCACCGAGACCTGGTCcctggtggggggaggagaggatgtgtgtgtctgattatgtgtgcaaatgtgcatCTGTGTTTATGATTGTGACGAGGAGGTCTCTGTCTGGTAcacctgtctgtgtgtgcatcagAAGATGAGAGGCTGTCTGTATATTTGGGTCCCTCTTTGTGTGTTCCTGTTTGGTGATCTGTGTGTAAAGCCAGCATGTGCTTTTCCATTATACACATATTTGTTATGACTGTGAGTGTATGAGGGTGTGTCTCTCTCTGAGCAGGGCTGCGTGTGCCTGTGTACTGGAGGGTGTTGCCTAGGAATGTGTTAACTGTGTActcctgtctgtccttctgcatgtgtgtatatgaattcgtgtgtgtgtgtgtgtgtgtgtgtgtgtgtgtgtgtgtatgcgtgcatgtgtgatATGGGAAAAGGGTGTCTCTTCCCCACTCAGCGCCTATGGACTGAAGTTAAGGGCCTCTTTTCAAGCTTTTCTTCTCACCTCTTCCCTGTGTCTCTCGACACTTCCTCGTCCCTATGtgacccctctctctccttccaagaAGCCTGATGTTTCTCTTCCTAAGTGGGATTATAGAGGACCCAGGGCTGTATTAATGGGTGTCATAGTAGCTGGATTCCactacattttcctgtggcttgcagctcCGTATGATCCAGAAGATAGGATACCAGCCTCCACACAAGAAAGAGTTCCCAACTGCCCCACAACTGAACTCAATGAACTTCTGAATTAGCTTGCTTTTTCTTCCTAAAGTGATGCTCAGGGCTCCCGGACAGGAGAGGAACTGAAGGCCCACTGAGTGGGTGGTCCTTTTCCCCTAAGGTTTCCATGAAAGGAGCCATCAGGGTTAGGACGGGTGAGCCCATATTTCCAGGCCTGGCTAGGTCCCGGACCTGTGTAGTCCCAGCCCACTTTGCCCTCTCTGTCTGAGCTGCCCTGCCTGTCTGGCTCCTGTACACGGCACCCgtgctctccttcctctcttgcagGCCTGTCTGAAGAGCAT
The sequence above is drawn from the Peromyscus leucopus breed LL Stock chromosome 1, UCI_PerLeu_2.1, whole genome shotgun sequence genome and encodes:
- the Cuedc2 gene encoding CUE domain-containing protein 2 isoform X1 — protein: MELERIVSSALLAFVQTHLPEADVSGLDEVIFSYVLGVLEDLGPSGPSEENFDMDAFTEMMEAYVPGFAHIPRGIIGDMMQKLSVQLSDARNKENLHPQSSCVQGQVPIFPETLRQPEKLKEETRSSAAAGDTQDEAAGAEEELLPGVDALLEVFPTCSVEQAQWVLAKARGDLEEAVQMLVEGKEEGPPGWDGPDQDLPRRLRGPQKDELKSFILQKYMMVDSAEDQKTHRPMAPKEAPKKLIRYIDNQVVSTKGERFKDVRNPEAEEMKATYINLKPARKYRFH
- the Cuedc2 gene encoding CUE domain-containing protein 2 isoform X2, with amino-acid sequence MELERIVSSALLAFVQTHLPEADVSGLDEVIFSYVLGVLEDLGPSGPSEENFDMDAFTEMMEAYVPGFAHIPRGIIGDMMQKLSVQLSDARNKETLRQPEKLKEETRSSAAAGDTQDEAAGAEEELLPGVDALLEVFPTCSVEQAQWVLAKARGDLEEAVQMLVEGKEEGPPGWDGPDQDLPRRLRGPQKDELKSFILQKYMMVDSAEDQKTHRPMAPKEAPKKLIRYIDNQVVSTKGERFKDVRNPEAEEMKATYINLKPARKYRFH
- the Fbxl15 gene encoding F-box/LRR-repeat protein 15, whose product is MEPPMEQSGGEQEPGAVRLLDLPWEDVLLPHVLNWVPLRQLLRLQRVSRAFRALVQLHLAGLRRFDAAQVGPQIPRAALARLLRDAEGLQELALAPCHEWLSDEDLVPVLARNPQLRSVALAGCGQLSRRALGALAEGCPRLQRLSLAHCDWVDGLALRGLADRCPALEELDLTACRQLKDEAIVYLAQRRGAGLRSLSLAVNANVGDTAVQELARNCPQLEHLDLTGCLRVGSDGVRTLAEYCPALRSLRVRHCHHVAEPSLSRLRKRGVDIDVEPPLHQALVLLQDMAGFAPFVNLQV